The DNA sequence GCAGGGCCGGCTTGTCGCGGCGCCTGTCGAAGGTCCCCGAGTCGAAGTGGTGGCGGGACTGCGGGTCGCGGGGCAGCGTCACGGACTTCCACTCGGTGCGGTCCGGCCCGGGGGGCATGCTGGAGGTCGAGGACGAGCGGAGGAACCGTTTGGAGTTGGACACGGGGTCCTCCTCCCCCGGCGGGGCAGCCGCCCCCTTACCCGCCCCGACACCGGACGGCGCGGGGCCGCCCTTCCTGCGAGCCTGCGGCGGGAAGGGCCCCGGGTACAGGGGGGCCCCGTTGGtgatgccgccgccgccgttgtTGTTGGTGCTCAGGAACTTGCTGGGGTCGACGGGATGGGCGTCCCCGACCAGGGAGCCGTTGTTGAAGTCGTCCCGGCCGTCGATCGCCACCATCCCGGCGCGGCGGTCCAGGTGGCCGTCCACATCGCGGAAGGAGCTGCTGCGTTTGGGCGGCGTGGGCGCCgccgtcttcttcttcttcctgatGAGGCTGAAGATGCTGGTCTTGGActtgtccttgtccttgtcctCGTTCAGGTTGCTGTCCAGGAACACCCTCTCCTTCCGGGGTAGCATGGGCGAGACCGCCACCTCGGGCTCTGCTACATCTGCCGCGACAAAACCAGAGCAAAAAGCTCAGCTAATGTTGCAGCTAAAGCTCGGCTAACGTTCAGCTAATGTTCAGCTAAAGCTCGGCTAACGTTCAGCTAATGTTGCAGCTAAAGCTCGGCTAACGTTCAGCTAATGTTCAGCTAAAGCCCGACTAAAGCTCAGCTAACGTTCAGCTAATGTTCAGCTAAAGCCCGACTAAAGCTCAGCTAACGTTCAGCTGACGTTCAGCTACCGCTCAGCGAAAGCTTGGCTAACGTTTAGCTAACATTCAGCTAAAGCTCAGCCAATGTTCAGGTAATGTTTAGCTAACGTTCAGGTACCACTCAGCCAAAGCTCAGCTAACATTCAGCTATAGTAAAGCTGAAGCTCAGGTAACACTCAGCTAACGTTCAGCTAATTCTCAGTTCATGATACACAACTAGCCCTGCAGGGCTTGACAGCCTACTTTCATGACAGCctactttatattttatttatgtattcatttatttattgattgattgccTGATTGAAAAGTGGAGCATACAGACCTAGCCCGTCTCCATCCTTGTTGTCCACGTTCCTCCGCAGGGTTCTGGTCTTGGTGGGCAGCTCAGGGGCCTGTTGGGCGGGGCCCAGAGTCACCTTCCGCCCCTTCTTCCCcagctccttctccacctcTGACCCCCAACAAGCAAACCCAGGGTAAGTGTTCAGTAGGACCAACCGCAGTCACGTCATTATTAATGCAGCAATTCTTTAATATCAGCACATGCAAGGAATGACAGATGAgaaactatgtgtgtgtgtgtgtgtgtgagtgagtgtgagtatgtgtgtgtgtgtgtgtgtgtgtggggaagagAGTactacagaaagagagagtgagacacaACACgattgagagtgagagagaaagagagcaagtgagacagagtgcgagagagagagagagagagatgagagtgagagagcaacaAGAGCATACCGTCTGAGATGCTGGACTCCTGGAACATGGTCTCGAAGGCCTGGTGCGTTTCGGCGAAGGACGGCCTCTCGGCCGGGTTCCACTTCCAGCCTGGATCGAAGCAGAGAAACACCCCGCCTCAGCGAGAGCTCGTTTCCACCAGGAATCAGGGGAGTAACTGCAGACATCTATGCTCCATTATCCCCAATCTGGAATACCCAGCCGTGTACATCAGTACTCATTCACAGTACCTCCGCTATCGATGCGCGACAGCAGGCCCGTATAACTAAGGATTAAAATAAGGCTGTTTACAGAAAACTCATGGAGCACCATGGGGTTCTATACCTGCTAAAACAGCTGCTTATCTCCCCTCATTTAAACAAAACTACCACCCACTTAACAGTGTCAAAGAACAACACATCCTTCAGACATCGCTTAGAAGCCCCGTTGAGTTAAACTGACTGTTGAGATTCTGTTGAGACGGCAGGTAGTCTAGCCATTTTGAGTAAGGGTAAGGACTCCACGTTAGTGGAGGATGAaaggaagggtcagagcagagagagagagggaaagggggatgGCTGCGGAGGGAAAGCGGGACCGGACGGGGGAACTCACAGGCTTTCATGAGCTGGTAGACCTTCTCGGGGCAGCCCTCGGGCCGGTCCATGCGGTAGTCCTTCTCCAGGAGCTCGTACACCTGGGACAGGTCGATGCCGGGGTACGGGGACATCCCGTAGGTGGCGATCTCCCACAGCAGGACCCCGAACGCTGCGGGAATGAGGCGGAGCATCACCCAGGTTTCAGTCTCAAGGCTACCGCCATCGGCTCAACACAGACACCTCACAACCCCAACACAGACACCTCATAACAACCCTTGGAGATGTTTTCGCCTGCACCTTTCAGATTCTGAACAACAAGTTTACTCTATCCTACATTTGCCAACTTTCGACATTTTTTTTGATGTCTGATTACTTCCAAACCCCTCAGCTGCCTTAAAAACACCTGAGAAGATACTCATGAGAACACAAAGATACCCTGTCAAACAGTACCATGTACAGCTTGAGTGACACGTCCTCAGCAATCCTGTCAATCAGTCAAACTCATTCCATTTAAACTCCATTGTaatccccgcccccctcatGTGACCCCACCCATACTGACCCCACACGTCGGACTTGATGGAGAACTTGTTGTAGGCCAGGCTCTCCGGAGCGGTCCATTTGATGGGGAACTTGGCACCCGCGTGCGCCGTGTAGGTGTCCCCGGTCATGAGCCGGCTCAGCCCAAAGTCCGCCACCTTCACCAGGTGGTTCTCCCCGACCAGACAGTTCCGCGCGGCCAGGtccctggaggagagaggggaaggggggtcacTCATGAGCCggaaccagactggctcattatagccctttcccactgtagagctgaaccagactggctcattatagccctttcccactgtagagctgaaccaggctggctcattatagccctttcccactgtagagctggaccaggctggctcattatagccctttcccactgtagagctgaaccaggctggctcattatagccctttcccactgtagagctgaaccaggctggctcattatagccctttcccactgtagagctgaaccaggctggctcattataacCCTttccccactgtagagctgaaccaggctggctcattatagccctttcccactgtagagctgaaccaggctggctcattataccctttaccactgtagagctgaaccaggctggctcattatagccctttcccactgtagagctgaaccaggctggctcattatacccctttaccactgtagagctgaaccaggctggctcattatagccctttcccactgtagagctgaaccaggctggctcattatacccctttcccactgtagagctgaaccaggctggctcattatacccctttcccactgtagagctgaaccaggctggctcattatacccctttcccactgtagagctgaaccaggctggctcattatacccctttcccattttagagctgaaccaggctggctcattatacccctttcccattgtagagctgaaccaggctggctgtTGCACACCAGTGGCTGCAGACTGCTCGGGTGCGAGAGGTgcagtgcacaggtgagctcacctgtggATGAAGTTCTTCCTCTCCAGGTACTCCATGGCGGAGGAGATCTGCGTGGCCATGTAGAGCAGCACCACGGCGTTCACCTCCTCGCGGTTGCACTCGCGCAGGTAGTCCAGCAGGTTGCCGTGGGTCATGAACTCCGTGATGATGTAGAAGGGCGGCTCCCGCGTGCACACGCCTGCCGGAACACGAGGGGGTGGAGTCAGAACCACACAGCATGACCTCTGCTACTGGCTTTAGGGGTCCCTCAGGGGTCCCCCTGGGGTTCCTCTGCATTCTGGCTAAATCCCCAGACTGCCTCTACAAAGCTGGCCATCTAATCAGGCCCCTCTTACACCTGACTTAATCGTTCCTTACCCCTTATGAAGCAGGGTTCACACAGACatcatgaaattaatttcaaggaCTTTCAAGAACTTAATTCAAGCACTGTTTCCTCTTTCTTCTATTTTCTATGGCCTAGCGCAAAACAAGCAACTGAAATGTGTGCTGGTTCTCTGAAAGCATAACATTACATCATATAACATACAACAgtacaaatattaaaattgttCTAATAGTATACTAATATTTAATAGTATATTTGTAGTATTCTTTTTTCTATtgaaacaataatataaaattttaattaacaaaTTGTTGGGAAATCATCTCACACAACATtctttgaaaaatgtcattttagtTTTAAGGACCTTTTCAAGCACTAGATGGAAAAAGAAACTCTTTTTCAGGGTATTCCAAGACTTAAAATTTCTGGCCATCAATTTCAAGCACTTTAAGCACTGGAAGAACCCTGATGAAAGATGCATGCTGTGTGCTGACTGAGTGGATGAACCAGCCACTGCTTCTGATTGGTCGGCCCTTTGCGCATCACGGTTACGGTCACGGTCACAGTCACGGTCGCGGTCACGGTCACTCACCGAGCAGCTGGACCAGGTTGGGATGTTTGATCTCCTTCATCACCGCCGCCTCCTTCAGAAACTCCTCCACCTCCATGGTGTCCTCCTGCAGgaccagagagaggaggagcgtcAGGGTATGGGGCTCGGTAGATTTGTACCGAGGGCCACACAAACTGGTCTGCAATTTCACTTACTGGCCACTAGGTGGGAATATAGTGATCTGTCTACAGTGCAGCACCTCAAACTATGATTGAACTCATGCTTTCCTTCAAGTGACAGCACCGCTCGCCTTCGTTCCCAATTTGAACTCTCTGGAGACCAGAGCTAACTTATTTAAACAACTGTAATTACTCCACATGCTTAGGAGAAGCCCTTCTGGCTGGCAGAGTTTACTGTTTTTCATATTACCCACTGATAGgactggatatttacagaaccGACTGGGTTAATCATGCTGGCTTGAGAATACAACAAACAGTGCCCCACAGTGGACTTGACCCTGCAACCCCCTGAGACAAGGCCTGCTCTCAGACCTTCAGCGTCTTGACAGCCACGGTGAGGTTGTACTTCTTCCAGACGCCCTCGTAGACCTCGCCGTACTGGCCGCCGCCCAGCTTGTGCTTCATGGTGATGTCGGTGCGCTCCATCTCCCACTTGTCGTAGTTGGGCGAGACGCCGTAGATGGTGGGCTTGTTGCGCTTGGGCGCCGGGTAGTGCAGCGTGGTGATGAGGCCGTCCGCCACCGTGGAGTGGTGGTGCACCAGCTCGGCCAGCGTGTTGAAGCGGCTCTCCGAGGACACGTAgagctgcgggggggggagggcgttAAACATGCAGGTGGAACACGTTCCGTTTACAGCCAGACTGAGAGGGAATACATGTGAGGACTACCACtgcacatctcttcagactggaCCATGACTATCTCTGCATTACTCTTCAGACTGGACCATGTCTATCTCTGCACTACTCTTCAGACTGGACCATGACTATCTCTGCACTACTCTTCAGACTGGACCATGACTATCTCTGCACTACTCTTCAGACTGGACCATGACTATCTCTGCACTACTCTTCAGACTGGACCATGACTATCTCTGCACTACTCTTCAGACTGGAACATGACTATCTCTGCATTACTCTTCAGACTGGAACATGACATCTATGCACTACTCTTCAAACTGGACCATGACTATCTCTGCACTACTCTTCAGACTGGACCATGACTATCTCTGCACTACTCTTCAGACTGGACCATGACTATCTCTGCACTACTCTTCAGACTGGACCATGACTATCTCTGCACTACTCTTCAAACTGGACCATGACTATCTCTGCACTACTCTTCAGACTGGAACATGACATCTATGCACTACTCTTCAAACTGGACCATGACTATCTCTGCACTACTCTTCAGACTGGACCATGACTATCTCTGCACTACTCTTCCGCAGGGTTACCCCCCAATCCAGTATCACTCATCTAACACTAGTATCTTGATCATATAGCGCTTCCATGTTGCACTCTTATCTTCATCTGGTACTTTCGTGTTGGACTTCATGTATGTCATCTTTATGTGTAgtcatgcctcacttctagtttgacttgccGTAACTTCACTGactttactgtgtgaactagaccTGATATTTATGGCTATGGATACATGATACTTTATGAGAACTGTACCTTATCTGGCtcgtgttttgtagttgttccaataaccttcggtatgcacttactgtacatcgctttggataaaagcgtttgccaaataaaatgtaatgtagctaTATTTCAACGGCAGGTAGAAAAATGTTCTTTGGTAAGGGAGGGGGACATCAGAACAATTCTGTGGTTGGATGCATTAATCGGTTTCTGCAGGGAGAGTTTAAACTCTCTAGTTCTCCCACAGAACTGAAAAGCTTGACAACATGTGACAACTGATCCATTTTGTCTCTACGCACCGCGGGGACAAAGCAAACGAACATCCTGAATGGCTGCAGCGAGCCAATCACACGCGAGCCAGCCATGAGGTAGACGCAGTACTGACCTTGGCGTCGGACGCGGTGTTGATGCGGTAGTGGTAGACGCGGCCCTCGTAGCGCAGGGAGATGGACCTCTGGCCCGGGCTGCTCTCGCTCTCGCGCACCAGGAAGCTGCCGTTGATGCCGCTGCTCAGCAGGTACTCAGCCGCATTGCGGGACACCGGCCCGTGGTACCAGCTGTGCTTCTCCAGGCTGTTGACGGGGGTGATGTAGTTGCTAGGCACCCAGCCCTGGCCGTTCTTGGTCTGGGCCTCGCACCACTCGCCATTGTGGTTGTAGCCCAGGACCCGCAGCTTTTCCCctgggcaggaagtgacatcacaatgaacattacacacatcacagcaaGGAACCCCTTCTGTTATCTGGTGTATGATGCTTAAAGCTCAAACCTAGTCAtccagttttaaaatattaatgttatcaAATGAAAGTCATCCAGATTTAACATActaatgttatttttgcttttgcctGTTGACACAACATGGacttttagaaaaaatattttacagcactgcaaattttacagcacattttaaattagaaatgcatttcaaattctgGTGACTGTCATTTAAGTTGCTCCGTCCGCCTATGTTACTACCTTGGCGATCTGACCCTAGGGGCTAATGGGATTGAGGCTGCATCCTGGTGTAATCAGGTGTGTCAGTTTCCCTTATTCTGTGGCTGAATGGCTAAGTGGTAGCAAACCAGCGCTCTACTGGCAATTACATACAAGGGAAAgccacaaaaaaagttaaaagttaaaGCTGCCTGCCACAAACTGAAAGACTGGACCCCAATCTTCTGTGCAAACTAATATTTGGGAACCTGATTATGTGCATTCAGAGTTAAGAGCTTGGCTTCACTGAAACCcaacctaataataataatcataataataataaaaattgctTCATAAGGCACTGTTCATACAAAATGAAGGTTTACACCAATCAAGATGAAACAAAGTGTAAACAGTGCTATACAGAAACGCTGACCAACTGaccgaaataaataaaaacattacttaTTTCAAAAACGTTCAGAGACAAAGTAACAGTAATATGCAAGATCACATAGCTGAGCTGGAGATTTATTTTGAGGTTGTGGATTCAATTTTCGATAAGAATTTCGGAATCCAGTCCTCAGATAGAGACCTACGTCATTTCTGACAAAATATCATTAACGACTGTCCTGTGGCAGCGTTTCAGAGAACATATCCAGCCATAGGACCACCCTCAGTGGCTTATGTTTTCTAGGAAAACGAACACTCAATCTCTGGTGAGATATTCCTGTTTAAGATTAACAGTAAAGGCGTGTGTTTGGCATTCAGTTCTCCTTTAACAGAAGGACACGGtgctctccacccccccctcagctgggacacagtgctctccaccccccctcagcTGGGACACAGtgctctccaccccccctcagcTGGGACACAGtgctctccacccccctcagcTGTGTTACTGTATTACTCCAGAGCTCTGAGAGGAAGGGCAGGAGCACGCTGTGCAGGGCCAGTTCTCCTTCGCTCCGTCCCCGCTTATCTTTGTTCTGTACTTTCTGTTCTCCGTCCCTGTTTCCCACTCTTGAGTCCACATTTCCCTCTGTTACACCCACCATTTTCCCACATATCTGTCTATTAAATCCCCATTTCCCTCAGTTCCATCCCCATTTCCCTCTGCTCCATCCCCATTTCCCTCTGTTCTATCCCATTTCCTGCCCATCCATTTCCTGCTCATCCCCATTTCCTCTGCTCCATCCCatttcctctctccatcccatTCCTCTGCCATCCCCATTTCCCTCAGTTCCATCCCCATTTCCCTCTGCTCCATCCCCATTTCCCTCTGTTCCATCCCCATTTCCCTCTGCTCCATCCCCATTTCCCTCTGCTCCATCCCCATTTCCCTCTGCTCCATCCCCATTTCCCTCTGCTCCATCCCCATTTCCCTCTTCCATCCCCATTTCCCTCAGTTCCATCCCATTTCCCTCGCTCCATCCCCATTTCCCTCAGTTCCATCCCCATTTCCTCTGTTCCATCCCCATTTCCCTCTGTCATCCATTCCTCAGTCCATCCATTTCCCCTGCTCCATCCCCATTTCCCTCTGTTCCATCCCCATTTCCTTCTGCTCCATCCCCATTTCCTCTGCTCCATCCCCATTTCCCTCTGCTCCATCCCCATTTCCCTCTATTCCATCCCCATTTCCCTCAGTTCCATCCCAATTTCCCTCCGCTCCATCCCCATTTCCCTCAGTTCCATCCCCATTTCCCCCTGTTCCATCCCCATTTCCCTCTGCTCCATCCCCATTTCCCTACCTTTAGTGATGCTGAGCGTGTTGTCCCCACTCGCCACAAAGTCGTACAGGGCCACAAACAGATTGGGGTCATTCTCGCTGGGTCCCGACAGCAGGTTCTCTTTGGAGTTCCAGCGGGCCGCCTCCGTCAGACCCTGGGGCTCGAAATCCGGGCGCTGGAGCGCTTCTGCACGAaaacacacagggaaaacacacGAGCGTGCACGTCAGAGTAAacctgcacaagcacacacagggaaaacacGAGCGTGCACATCAGAGTAAacctgcacaagcacacacagggaaaacacacGAGCGTGCACGTCAGAGTAAacctgcacaagcacacacagggaaaacacacGAGCGTGCACGTCAGAGTAAacctgcacaagcacacacagggaaaacacacGAGCGTGCACGTCAGAGTAAacctgcacaagcacacacagggaaaacacacagcGTGACGAGGTAACCTGCACAGCCACACGGAACCACACGTGCACGTCAGTAAacctgcacaagcacacacagggaaaacacacGAGCGTGCACGTCAGAGTAAacctgcacaagcacacacagggaaaacacacGAGCGTGCACATCAGAGTAAACCTGaacaatcacacacagggaaaacacacGAGCGTGCACATCAGAGTAAACCTGaacaatcacacacagggaaaacacacGAGCGTGCACATCAGAGTAAacctgcacaagcacacacagggaaaacacacGAGCGTGCACATCAGAGTAAACCTGaacaatcacacacagggaaaacacacGAGCGTGCACGTCAGAGTAAacctgcacaagcacacacagggaaaacacacGAGCGTGCACGTCAGAGTAAacctgcacaagcacacacagggaaaacacacGAGCGTGCACGTCAGAGTAAacctgcacaagcacacacagggaaaacacacGAGCGTGCACATCAGAGTAAACCTGaacaatcaca is a window from the Anguilla rostrata isolate EN2019 chromosome 14, ASM1855537v3, whole genome shotgun sequence genome containing:
- the abl1 gene encoding tyrosine-protein kinase ABL1 isoform X3; amino-acid sequence: MKMLEICLKLVGCRSKREPPSSSRCLEEALQRPDFEPQGLTEAARWNSKENLLSGPSENDPNLFVALYDFVASGDNTLSITKGEKLRVLGYNHNGEWCEAQTKNGQGWVPSNYITPVNSLEKHSWYHGPVSRNAAEYLLSSGINGSFLVRESESSPGQRSISLRYEGRVYHYRINTASDAKLYVSSESRFNTLAELVHHHSTVADGLITTLHYPAPKRNKPTIYGVSPNYDKWEMERTDITMKHKLGGGQYGEVYEGVWKKYNLTVAVKTLKEDTMEVEEFLKEAAVMKEIKHPNLVQLLGVCTREPPFYIITEFMTHGNLLDYLRECNREEVNAVVLLYMATQISSAMEYLERKNFIHRDLAARNCLVGENHLVKVADFGLSRLMTGDTYTAHAGAKFPIKWTAPESLAYNKFSIKSDVWAFGVLLWEIATYGMSPYPGIDLSQVYELLEKDYRMDRPEGCPEKVYQLMKACWKWNPAERPSFAETHQAFETMFQESSISDEVEKELGKKGRKVTLGPAQQAPELPTKTRTLRRNVDNKDGDGLDVAEPEVAVSPMLPRKERVFLDSNLNEDKDKDKSKTSIFSLIRKKKKTAAPTPPKRSSSFRDVDGHLDRRAGMVAIDGRDDFNNGSLVGDAHPVDPSKFLSTNNNGGGGITNGAPLYPGPFPPQARRKGGPAPSGVGAGKGAAAPPGEEDPVSNSKRFLRSSSTSSMPPGPDRTEWKSVTLPRDPQSRHHFDSGTFDRRRDKPALPRKRVGEQRADGAPPRSGALTPPPRLPKKAEEPADDVFRDGESSPGSSPPSLTPKLGRRPQGASDPGEASRTSALQAELLKPNVFPAMGAAGQECRARRNKHGPDQSQHRDRGKFQKPKPAPPPPPSSSKSGKASWSPTHELPPTDAKSKAAPHLDPYPGGSSPAEQGRAPPPPPEASKKPSLTSAPKLPPPKTGSPTSAPAQPPPLGGEQANPTSFIPLITTRRSLRKTRQPAEKQPSPAVTREMVLEGTERLRAAIERNSEQTGSHGAVLEAGKNLSKYCVSYVESIQQMRNKFAFREAINKLEQSLRDLQICPATTGGSAQQQDFAKLMSSVKEISDIVQR
- the abl1 gene encoding tyrosine-protein kinase ABL1 isoform X1; this translates as MKMLEICLKLVGCRSKREPPSSSRCLEGRGKLAVMGPALERAKGSAAPAWCTLAWIRKDSQSDASKYEALQRPDFEPQGLTEAARWNSKENLLSGPSENDPNLFVALYDFVASGDNTLSITKGEKLRVLGYNHNGEWCEAQTKNGQGWVPSNYITPVNSLEKHSWYHGPVSRNAAEYLLSSGINGSFLVRESESSPGQRSISLRYEGRVYHYRINTASDAKLYVSSESRFNTLAELVHHHSTVADGLITTLHYPAPKRNKPTIYGVSPNYDKWEMERTDITMKHKLGGGQYGEVYEGVWKKYNLTVAVKTLKEDTMEVEEFLKEAAVMKEIKHPNLVQLLGVCTREPPFYIITEFMTHGNLLDYLRECNREEVNAVVLLYMATQISSAMEYLERKNFIHRDLAARNCLVGENHLVKVADFGLSRLMTGDTYTAHAGAKFPIKWTAPESLAYNKFSIKSDVWAFGVLLWEIATYGMSPYPGIDLSQVYELLEKDYRMDRPEGCPEKVYQLMKACWKWNPAERPSFAETHQAFETMFQESSISDEVEKELGKKGRKVTLGPAQQAPELPTKTRTLRRNVDNKDGDGLDVAEPEVAVSPMLPRKERVFLDSNLNEDKDKDKSKTSIFSLIRKKKKTAAPTPPKRSSSFRDVDGHLDRRAGMVAIDGRDDFNNGSLVGDAHPVDPSKFLSTNNNGGGGITNGAPLYPGPFPPQARRKGGPAPSGVGAGKGAAAPPGEEDPVSNSKRFLRSSSTSSMPPGPDRTEWKSVTLPRDPQSRHHFDSGTFDRRRDKPALPRKRVGEQRADGAPPRSGALTPPPRLPKKAEEPADDVFRDGESSPGSSPPSLTPKLGRRPQGASDPGEASRTSALQAELLKPNVFPAMGAAGQECRARRNKHGPDQSQHRDRGKFQKPKPAPPPPPSSSKSGKASWSPTHELPPTDAKSKAAPHLDPYPGGSSPAEQGRAPPPPPEASKKPSLTSAPKLPPPKTGSPTSAPAQPPPLGGEQANPTSFIPLITTRRSLRKTRQPAEKQPSPAVTREMVLEGTERLRAAIERNSEQTGSHGAVLEAGKNLSKYCVSYVESIQQMRNKFAFREAINKLEQSLRDLQICPATTGGSAQQQDFAKLMSSVKEISDIVQR
- the abl1 gene encoding tyrosine-protein kinase ABL1 isoform X2, translating into MGQQPGKFVGDQRRPSLPALHFIKGRRESSRHGAPHCNVFTVHEALQRPDFEPQGLTEAARWNSKENLLSGPSENDPNLFVALYDFVASGDNTLSITKGEKLRVLGYNHNGEWCEAQTKNGQGWVPSNYITPVNSLEKHSWYHGPVSRNAAEYLLSSGINGSFLVRESESSPGQRSISLRYEGRVYHYRINTASDAKLYVSSESRFNTLAELVHHHSTVADGLITTLHYPAPKRNKPTIYGVSPNYDKWEMERTDITMKHKLGGGQYGEVYEGVWKKYNLTVAVKTLKEDTMEVEEFLKEAAVMKEIKHPNLVQLLGVCTREPPFYIITEFMTHGNLLDYLRECNREEVNAVVLLYMATQISSAMEYLERKNFIHRDLAARNCLVGENHLVKVADFGLSRLMTGDTYTAHAGAKFPIKWTAPESLAYNKFSIKSDVWAFGVLLWEIATYGMSPYPGIDLSQVYELLEKDYRMDRPEGCPEKVYQLMKACWKWNPAERPSFAETHQAFETMFQESSISDEVEKELGKKGRKVTLGPAQQAPELPTKTRTLRRNVDNKDGDGLDVAEPEVAVSPMLPRKERVFLDSNLNEDKDKDKSKTSIFSLIRKKKKTAAPTPPKRSSSFRDVDGHLDRRAGMVAIDGRDDFNNGSLVGDAHPVDPSKFLSTNNNGGGGITNGAPLYPGPFPPQARRKGGPAPSGVGAGKGAAAPPGEEDPVSNSKRFLRSSSTSSMPPGPDRTEWKSVTLPRDPQSRHHFDSGTFDRRRDKPALPRKRVGEQRADGAPPRSGALTPPPRLPKKAEEPADDVFRDGESSPGSSPPSLTPKLGRRPQGASDPGEASRTSALQAELLKPNVFPAMGAAGQECRARRNKHGPDQSQHRDRGKFQKPKPAPPPPPSSSKSGKASWSPTHELPPTDAKSKAAPHLDPYPGGSSPAEQGRAPPPPPEASKKPSLTSAPKLPPPKTGSPTSAPAQPPPLGGEQANPTSFIPLITTRRSLRKTRQPAEKQPSPAVTREMVLEGTERLRAAIERNSEQTGSHGAVLEAGKNLSKYCVSYVESIQQMRNKFAFREAINKLEQSLRDLQICPATTGGSAQQQDFAKLMSSVKEISDIVQR